In a genomic window of Temperatibacter marinus:
- a CDS encoding FtsK/SpoIIIE family DNA translocase, whose product MATSGAKTRKKSSSTQPSAGDETNAPLLPKEWIVAFKSLGYRLIGLLLLVLTLGLFVALITHSPEDKSLNLSITDTGAVSVMNLAGPIGAIVSDILLSTLGMTSYFILLPLFIWGQKILRMLWLPKFWMNLLALPFAMIIAPVAAANLEPLLLPYLAIPQDIAIGGFIGQILEPKLSGLNFLSTMPAWVIGATLTLLFIPVYAYSFAMNLSEWAGVRRAIWAFVTGIYLSLKAMLTAFIRGIVGTVEWIQEKRADRYDVYDDDDEDYEAIPPAPSKKESLVATPEDKVGILKRKRVAKKAKPKRGKREVQEAQTTLDFGDTKGFKLPPLTLLENPPADIGEHRLSEEALDENARMLENVLDDFGVQGAIVQVRPGPVVTLYELEPAPGVKAARVIGLSDDIARSMSAISARVAVVPGRNVIGIELPNQKREMVYLRELLASGEFESSRGSLPLVLGKDIGGSPVVTDMATMPHLLMAGRTGAGKSVGVNTFILSLLYRHTPETLRLIMVDPKMLELSVYEGIPHLLTPVVTEAKKAVVALKWAVREMEERYRNMSKLGVRNLAGYNKRVHEAKAKGEALTREVQTGFDRETGEPIYEEQEFDFEPLPQIVIIIDEMADLMIVAGKDVEATVQRLAQMARAAGIHVIIATQRPSVDVITGTIKANFPTRISFQVTSKIDSRTILGEQGAEQLLGKGDMLFMGGNGTMIRVHGAFVSDEEVEDVVKHLQRQGAPEYVAEVTEEPEEGFDSPFIPGPAGDGSDAANSLYDQAVAIVARDKRASTSYIQRRLKIGYNKAASLIEEMEEQGVISAPNHKGQREILLPDHENEF is encoded by the coding sequence GTGGCAACCTCTGGGGCAAAAACACGCAAAAAATCATCTTCAACGCAACCTTCTGCAGGGGATGAAACAAACGCACCTCTCTTACCGAAAGAGTGGATTGTTGCTTTTAAAAGCCTTGGATATCGATTGATAGGACTGCTCCTCCTGGTCCTGACACTCGGCCTTTTTGTCGCCCTCATTACGCATAGCCCAGAAGACAAAAGTCTAAACCTGTCGATAACCGATACAGGGGCTGTCTCTGTGATGAACTTGGCGGGCCCTATCGGTGCTATTGTCTCAGATATTCTTTTATCCACTCTGGGAATGACATCTTATTTCATACTTTTACCTTTGTTTATATGGGGACAGAAAATTTTACGCATGCTTTGGTTGCCAAAGTTTTGGATGAATCTATTGGCTTTGCCTTTTGCGATGATTATTGCTCCCGTTGCCGCAGCAAACCTTGAACCCCTTCTTCTTCCGTATCTAGCAATCCCACAAGATATTGCGATCGGAGGTTTTATTGGTCAAATTTTAGAACCTAAACTTTCCGGGCTAAATTTCCTCTCCACTATGCCTGCCTGGGTGATTGGGGCCACACTCACACTTCTTTTCATTCCCGTCTACGCTTATAGTTTTGCTATGAATTTATCGGAATGGGCTGGTGTCAGACGTGCAATCTGGGCCTTTGTAACCGGGATCTATCTTTCTCTTAAAGCCATGCTTACAGCCTTTATTCGCGGCATTGTAGGCACAGTGGAATGGATTCAAGAAAAGCGCGCCGATCGCTATGATGTCTATGATGATGACGACGAAGACTATGAAGCGATACCACCTGCTCCGTCTAAAAAAGAGAGCTTGGTCGCCACTCCTGAAGATAAAGTCGGTATTTTAAAACGGAAACGTGTAGCGAAAAAAGCCAAACCCAAACGCGGAAAAAGAGAAGTTCAAGAAGCACAAACAACGCTGGATTTTGGCGATACAAAAGGCTTTAAACTTCCGCCCCTTACATTGCTTGAAAATCCACCTGCTGATATTGGAGAACATCGACTCTCTGAAGAAGCGCTGGATGAAAATGCAAGAATGCTTGAAAATGTTCTTGATGACTTTGGAGTCCAGGGCGCCATTGTGCAAGTGAGACCAGGTCCCGTGGTAACTCTCTATGAACTAGAACCAGCGCCAGGCGTCAAAGCAGCTCGAGTGATTGGCTTATCTGATGATATTGCCCGGTCCATGAGCGCTATATCTGCTCGCGTTGCCGTTGTGCCAGGGCGCAATGTAATCGGCATTGAATTACCTAATCAAAAAAGAGAAATGGTTTATCTCCGTGAGCTTTTGGCTTCTGGTGAATTTGAAAGCAGTCGGGGCAGTCTGCCCTTAGTTTTGGGTAAAGATATTGGGGGATCCCCTGTGGTCACCGATATGGCTACAATGCCGCACTTATTAATGGCAGGTCGGACAGGGGCTGGTAAATCCGTCGGGGTAAACACCTTTATCCTTTCCCTCCTATACCGCCATACTCCTGAGACACTACGGTTAATCATGGTCGATCCCAAAATGCTGGAGTTGTCTGTCTATGAAGGAATTCCGCATCTTTTGACCCCTGTCGTAACCGAAGCAAAAAAAGCTGTGGTTGCTCTAAAATGGGCCGTGCGAGAGATGGAAGAGCGCTACCGGAATATGTCTAAATTAGGGGTCAGAAACCTAGCTGGATACAATAAACGAGTGCATGAAGCAAAAGCGAAAGGGGAAGCCTTAACGCGCGAAGTTCAGACAGGCTTTGATCGAGAAACAGGGGAGCCAATCTACGAAGAACAAGAATTCGATTTCGAGCCTCTACCACAAATCGTCATTATTATTGATGAAATGGCTGATTTGATGATTGTTGCAGGAAAAGATGTTGAAGCAACTGTTCAACGATTGGCTCAAATGGCCCGTGCTGCTGGCATCCATGTGATCATTGCCACACAACGTCCATCTGTTGATGTGATTACAGGCACTATTAAAGCTAACTTCCCAACAAGAATATCATTTCAGGTCACCAGCAAAATTGATAGCCGGACCATTCTAGGGGAGCAAGGCGCAGAGCAATTACTGGGCAAAGGCGATATGCTCTTTATGGGCGGGAATGGAACCATGATCCGTGTTCACGGTGCTTTTGTATCCGATGAAGAAGTTGAAGATGTTGTGAAACACCTTCAGCGTCAAGGAGCGCCTGAATATGTCGCTGAGGTCACAGAAGAGCCCGAAGAAGGCTTTGATAGTCCTTTCATTCCAGGACCTGCAGGCGATGGGAGCGATGCGGCAAACAGTTTGTATGATCAGGCTGTAGCAATAGTAGCTCGCGATAAACGCGCCAGCACCAGTTATATTCAACGTCGCTTAAAAATTGGCTATAACAAAGCGGCAAGTTTAATAGAAGAAATGGAAGAACAAGGGGTTATTTCAGCCCCAAATCATAAAGGGCAGAGAGAAATTCTCCTGCCTGATCACGAAAATGAATTCTAA
- a CDS encoding transporter substrate-binding domain-containing protein, translated as MKFLMAFLILVTFVDLSAWAQQTKDKVITIHSFLQPERMDTQLNGDYGKIVRYVRDHVDSPVIVRPTFLARALKNFERGQGNICFFPMANTGLDVFFPGQFSQSNSLISVPVDVVTGRVISRKGMPLVSSLKDMKGKTFSVIRKVLVKRYFPNIKQNQLVKAPSDSNNIRMLVNGRVNYMITFMPDIALSMRAINFKEYTFDPDFLFFESTTAIICKRTEKTEHFMNQANKLIIDLQQSGKMKALMSEFSQPAVAGSEHYSRLPHFRNSSDDERR; from the coding sequence ATGAAATTTTTAATGGCCTTTTTGATCCTTGTTACCTTCGTTGATCTATCGGCTTGGGCGCAGCAGACCAAAGATAAGGTTATTACAATCCATTCTTTTCTTCAACCGGAACGCATGGACACACAGCTAAACGGAGATTATGGAAAGATCGTTCGATATGTACGAGATCACGTCGATAGCCCTGTAATTGTTCGTCCTACCTTTTTAGCGCGCGCGTTGAAAAACTTTGAAAGGGGGCAGGGTAATATCTGTTTCTTTCCTATGGCCAATACAGGATTAGATGTTTTTTTCCCAGGGCAATTCTCGCAATCAAATAGTCTAATTAGCGTTCCAGTTGATGTTGTGACGGGCCGCGTGATCAGCCGCAAAGGCATGCCTTTAGTTTCTTCCCTTAAGGATATGAAAGGTAAAACATTCAGTGTCATCCGAAAAGTTCTGGTGAAGAGATATTTTCCAAATATCAAGCAAAATCAATTGGTCAAAGCGCCGTCAGATTCAAACAATATTCGGATGCTTGTGAATGGGCGTGTAAATTATATGATTACATTCATGCCTGATATAGCGTTGAGCATGCGGGCGATCAATTTCAAAGAGTATACTTTTGATCCAGACTTTTTATTTTTTGAAAGTACCACGGCGATTATTTGTAAAAGAACTGAAAAGACAGAACATTTTATGAATCAAGCGAATAAACTCATTATTGATCTTCAACAGTCAGGAAAAATGAAAGCGCTGATGTCAGAATTTTCTCAACCGGCTGTTGCGGGATCAGAGCATTATTCAAGATTGCCTCATTTTAGAAATTCGTCCGATGATGAGCGACGATAA
- a CDS encoding bifunctional aconitate hydratase 2/2-methylisocitrate dehydratase: MSLYTEYLNEIETRHLQGLNPKPIETGTLVQELINQINDTANEHRKQSLDFFISNTLPGTTSAAGVKAAFLKEIILRISSVEEISVDFAFELLSHMKGGPSVEVLIDLALGGDEKIAAQAAGILKTQVFLYEADTDRLKAAFKRGHAVAIDLLESYAKAEFFTKLPAIEETIDVVTFVCAEGDVSTDLLSPGNQAHSRSDRELHGKCMISEAAQAEIQDLQKKHPNKRVMLVAEKGTMGVGSSRMSGVNNVALWTGKKASPYVPFVNIAPIVGGTNGISPIFLTTVGVTGGIGLDLKNWVKKTDANGNPVLDENGDPELQQEYSIDTGTVLTINTKEKKLYDASGKELADISSALTPQKVEFIKAGGSYAIVFGKKLQNFAAATLGIDLPSVFAASKEISHEGQGLTAVEKIFNKNAVGTTPGAVLHAGSDARVQVNIVGSQDTTGLMTSQELEAMAATVISPVVDGAYQSGCHTASVWDSKAQTNIPKLMKFMNKFGLITARDPKNSYHAMTDVIHKVLNDITVDDWAIIIGGDSHTRMSKGVAFGADSGTVALALATGEATMPIPESVKVTFKGALKDHMDFRDVVHATQAQMLKQFGDNVFQGRVIEVHIGTLLSDQAFTFTDWTAEMKAKASICISEDGTLIDSLEISKSRIQIMIDKGMDNDKGVLQGLIDIADKRINEIKSGEKPALTPDSSAKYFAEVVVDLDEIIEPMIADPDVNNEDVSKRYTHDTIRPVSFYGGDKKVDLGFVGSCMVHKGDMQIIAQMLRNLEKQNGSVTFKAPLVVAPPTYNIVDELKAEGDWEVLQKYAGFEFDDTNPKNAARTDYENILYLERPGCNLCMGNQEKASKGDTVMATSTRLFQGRVVEDSNEKKGESLLSSTPVVVLSTILGRTPTIDEYTAAVEGINLTKFAPPLAS, from the coding sequence ATGAGTTTATATACAGAATATTTAAACGAGATCGAAACACGTCACCTTCAAGGTCTTAACCCAAAACCGATTGAAACAGGCACGTTGGTCCAAGAATTAATCAACCAGATTAACGACACTGCAAATGAGCACCGCAAACAGTCGCTCGATTTCTTTATCTCGAACACTTTGCCTGGCACAACCAGTGCGGCAGGTGTGAAAGCGGCTTTTCTAAAAGAAATCATTCTCAGAATCTCTTCTGTTGAAGAAATATCAGTCGACTTCGCTTTTGAGCTCTTGTCTCATATGAAAGGGGGGCCTTCTGTAGAGGTTCTGATTGACCTTGCACTGGGCGGTGATGAAAAGATCGCAGCTCAAGCAGCTGGTATTCTTAAAACTCAGGTTTTCCTCTACGAAGCTGATACAGATCGACTAAAGGCTGCTTTTAAACGCGGTCATGCTGTTGCGATAGATTTACTTGAAAGCTATGCAAAAGCAGAATTTTTTACAAAACTCCCTGCCATAGAAGAAACCATTGATGTGGTCACTTTTGTATGTGCAGAAGGGGATGTATCCACTGACCTTCTATCGCCGGGGAACCAAGCTCATTCTCGCTCTGACCGTGAACTGCATGGGAAGTGTATGATTTCCGAAGCAGCTCAAGCTGAAATTCAAGACCTCCAAAAAAAGCACCCAAATAAGCGCGTGATGTTGGTTGCAGAAAAAGGCACCATGGGTGTGGGGTCTTCTCGCATGTCTGGGGTGAATAACGTTGCCCTGTGGACAGGCAAAAAAGCCAGCCCTTATGTTCCTTTTGTGAACATTGCTCCTATTGTAGGGGGAACCAATGGTATCTCTCCAATCTTTTTAACCACTGTAGGGGTGACTGGTGGTATTGGTCTTGATCTTAAAAACTGGGTGAAGAAAACTGACGCGAATGGCAACCCAGTTCTAGATGAAAACGGCGACCCTGAACTTCAGCAGGAATATTCCATTGATACAGGCACTGTGTTGACCATCAACACGAAAGAAAAGAAATTATATGATGCCTCAGGTAAAGAGCTTGCGGATATTTCAAGTGCGCTGACCCCACAAAAAGTGGAGTTCATCAAAGCAGGCGGCTCATACGCCATCGTCTTTGGTAAAAAGCTACAGAATTTTGCAGCTGCGACACTTGGCATTGACCTTCCTTCTGTCTTTGCAGCTTCTAAAGAGATCTCCCATGAGGGACAAGGGCTCACCGCTGTAGAGAAGATTTTCAATAAAAACGCTGTTGGCACAACACCTGGCGCCGTTTTGCACGCGGGTTCTGATGCGCGTGTACAAGTGAATATTGTCGGATCACAAGATACAACAGGCTTGATGACCTCCCAAGAACTAGAAGCAATGGCTGCAACAGTGATATCTCCTGTTGTTGACGGCGCCTATCAATCTGGGTGTCACACGGCATCCGTTTGGGACAGTAAAGCACAGACAAACATTCCAAAGCTGATGAAGTTTATGAATAAATTTGGCCTGATAACTGCCCGCGACCCTAAAAATTCCTATCACGCCATGACCGATGTCATCCACAAAGTTTTGAATGATATCACGGTTGATGACTGGGCTATTATTATTGGTGGCGATAGTCACACACGAATGTCTAAAGGTGTGGCGTTTGGTGCTGATTCAGGAACTGTGGCTCTGGCACTGGCGACCGGTGAAGCAACCATGCCAATTCCAGAATCAGTCAAAGTTACTTTTAAAGGGGCTTTGAAAGATCATATGGACTTCCGCGACGTGGTTCATGCAACTCAAGCGCAAATGCTCAAACAATTTGGCGACAATGTTTTCCAGGGCCGTGTTATTGAAGTCCATATTGGAACCCTTCTTTCAGACCAAGCCTTTACCTTTACGGATTGGACCGCTGAAATGAAGGCAAAAGCCTCTATTTGTATTTCTGAAGATGGCACATTAATCGACTCTCTTGAGATCTCTAAAAGCCGTATACAGATTATGATAGATAAAGGCATGGATAACGATAAAGGCGTGTTGCAAGGACTTATTGATATTGCTGATAAGCGGATTAATGAAATTAAGTCAGGGGAAAAACCAGCTCTTACCCCTGACTCTAGTGCCAAATATTTCGCAGAGGTTGTCGTTGACCTTGATGAAATCATAGAACCAATGATTGCGGATCCTGATGTGAACAATGAAGATGTTTCTAAGCGATATACCCATGATACTATTCGCCCCGTTTCCTTCTACGGTGGTGATAAGAAAGTTGACCTTGGTTTCGTAGGTTCTTGTATGGTTCATAAAGGCGATATGCAAATTATTGCTCAAATGTTGAGAAACCTTGAAAAGCAAAATGGTTCAGTAACATTTAAAGCGCCGCTCGTCGTTGCCCCGCCTACATATAATATTGTTGATGAGCTCAAAGCAGAAGGCGACTGGGAAGTCTTACAAAAGTATGCAGGCTTTGAATTTGACGATACTAACCCTAAAAATGCAGCTCGTACTGACTATGAGAATATCCTCTATCTAGAGCGTCCGGGATGTAACCTCTGCATGGGGAACCAAGAAAAAGCATCAAAAGGCGACACCGTCATGGCAACTTCTACCCGTCTATTCCAAGGGCGAGTTGTGGAAGATTCCAATGAGAAAAAAGGGGAGTCCTTGCTCTCTTCAACCCCTGTTGTTGTTCTTTCAACAATTCTCGGCCGAACACCGACGATTGATGAATATACAGCTGCAGTTGAGGGCATTAACCTTACCAAATTTGCCCCGCCCCTAGCGAGCTAA
- a CDS encoding TonB-dependent receptor: protein MSLFKGAISWFTVPVLSLSEPVTAVDSVDAGDDVEEIVVTARKREEAINKIPSALTQIDADAIKNAGAVSLKDIAGLIPNLTTTNGQGMGATTALFIRGIGQNDSLQTFEQGVTTYVDGVPYPRMQGLFLQLFDVDSIEVLRGPQGTLFGKNAVGGAVNITTKSAGDKLEGELEALIGEASHKQISAFLSAPMSDRIGMSASLFYSHRDGFYQDIKTGKDYSDDDSFTARVKMDIQASEALSIRLAADLTDMELAPPGQRAEDDVFITDLVFGTVLAQAAPTQEFDGRLELSIDDDANETFNQKGLAATIDWTMTDQWQLRSVTAYKEMTSTINWDLDGTALVIADVMARWDQDQFSEEINLNYKGDQLDAVFGLYYLTEESAGRQFSDLKDLVQVAGTSFGLSQPGEDVHKTSSYAAFAHLSYSVSDHLSMEAGLRWSRDEKSFYRVSTQQLNGVVTGQFTFNGSDNWNSLTPSVALSYQVNDKVTFYSRIAKGFRSGGFNGRLSSLGDSEPYKPENVWSYESGLKYVAPNIRMNMAAFYNDYTDFQARISRLADLTDPTVGFDNPTVNAADLKIYGLEGDVTATLGPLSLIFTGGYLHSEYGEFVDDSGDRSSNTPVFSPKLTVGITASYKMDLAQGRTVSFSGSLKHRSGYFASVENTDKLYQPAYQHINIGVEWQSTNGLYIRAGIRNVTDKIVLQGGLEFRSLGNIQTGYYGAPRTWYSAVGYKF from the coding sequence ATGTCTTTATTCAAGGGTGCCATTTCATGGTTTACTGTGCCGGTTCTTTCTTTGTCAGAGCCTGTGACCGCTGTGGACTCTGTGGACGCTGGGGATGATGTTGAAGAAATAGTTGTCACCGCACGCAAACGCGAAGAGGCCATCAATAAAATTCCCTCCGCTCTTACGCAGATTGACGCTGACGCCATTAAAAACGCAGGGGCCGTTTCCCTGAAAGATATTGCAGGGCTCATACCCAATCTAACAACTACGAATGGCCAAGGTATGGGGGCAACGACAGCCCTTTTTATTCGGGGTATTGGTCAAAATGACAGTCTTCAAACATTTGAGCAAGGGGTGACGACTTATGTGGACGGTGTCCCCTATCCTCGTATGCAAGGATTATTTTTGCAGCTTTTTGATGTGGACTCAATTGAAGTACTGCGCGGCCCCCAAGGGACGCTTTTCGGGAAAAATGCTGTAGGAGGTGCGGTCAATATTACGACAAAGTCGGCTGGAGATAAACTAGAAGGCGAGCTAGAAGCGCTCATTGGAGAAGCAAGTCATAAACAGATCAGTGCTTTTCTTTCAGCGCCCATGTCAGATAGAATTGGCATGAGTGCTTCTTTGTTTTATTCACACAGAGATGGTTTTTATCAAGATATAAAGACAGGCAAAGACTATTCTGATGATGATAGTTTTACAGCGCGCGTAAAAATGGACATTCAAGCCAGTGAAGCCCTCTCAATTCGGTTGGCAGCAGACCTTACAGATATGGAACTTGCTCCCCCTGGTCAACGGGCAGAAGATGATGTTTTCATAACAGACCTTGTCTTTGGAACTGTGCTCGCCCAAGCAGCTCCAACACAGGAGTTTGATGGGCGACTAGAATTATCCATTGATGATGATGCTAATGAGACCTTTAATCAGAAAGGCCTCGCAGCCACCATTGACTGGACGATGACGGATCAATGGCAATTGAGAAGCGTTACGGCCTATAAAGAGATGACATCGACTATTAATTGGGATTTGGACGGAACGGCATTGGTCATTGCGGATGTGATGGCCAGGTGGGATCAAGATCAATTCTCAGAAGAGATTAATCTAAATTATAAAGGCGATCAGTTGGATGCTGTCTTTGGTCTATATTATTTGACAGAAGAGAGCGCAGGGCGTCAATTTTCTGATTTGAAAGACCTAGTTCAAGTTGCTGGAACGTCTTTCGGCCTTTCACAGCCTGGCGAGGATGTGCATAAGACAAGTTCCTATGCCGCCTTTGCTCATTTAAGTTATAGCGTATCGGATCACCTCTCAATGGAGGCAGGTTTGAGATGGTCTCGAGATGAAAAATCATTTTACCGGGTTAGTACCCAGCAGCTAAACGGGGTTGTTACGGGTCAATTTACTTTTAATGGCAGTGACAACTGGAACAGTCTAACGCCGTCGGTCGCTCTGTCGTATCAAGTGAATGATAAAGTCACCTTCTATAGTCGGATTGCCAAAGGCTTTCGCTCTGGTGGTTTTAATGGAAGACTTTCATCCTTAGGGGACAGTGAACCTTATAAGCCCGAGAATGTCTGGAGTTACGAATCTGGCCTCAAATATGTCGCCCCAAATATACGGATGAACATGGCGGCGTTTTATAATGATTATACAGATTTCCAAGCACGAATTTCTCGCCTTGCAGACCTCACAGATCCAACAGTGGGTTTTGACAATCCAACAGTGAATGCTGCAGATTTAAAGATATACGGCCTAGAAGGGGATGTAACGGCGACACTCGGACCCTTGTCCCTTATTTTTACGGGGGGATATCTGCATAGCGAATACGGAGAATTTGTAGACGACAGCGGGGATCGCAGTAGCAATACTCCTGTTTTTTCTCCAAAACTGACAGTCGGGATAACAGCGAGCTATAAGATGGATCTTGCTCAGGGGCGCACAGTGAGTTTCTCAGGATCTCTAAAGCATCGGTCGGGTTACTTTGCCTCTGTAGAAAATACAGACAAACTCTATCAGCCAGCGTATCAGCACATCAATATTGGTGTTGAATGGCAATCTACAAATGGCCTTTACATTCGTGCAGGAATTAGAAATGTAACCGACAAGATTGTTTTGCAAGGGGGATTAGAATTTAGAAGTTTGGGCAATATTCAAACGGGCTATTACGGAGCGCCTCGTACATGGTACTCAGCCGTTGGCTATAAATTCTAG
- a CDS encoding LolA family protein, producing the protein MKTASYFLALAGLTWLVIGLAPEVLAQDTAPAIQEEVELKVAPETQALGSIEKTLNELQSMQAQFRMVPPEGKPLTGTLSMKKPGFIRFDFGESANQLYVSNGKTLSVIDYEIGKVERVPVKDTPLSLLLSEKFSLKNYRSRVITNPDSRADLGLMVEDPKRPEMGILTVYFRFKQKETPQIDHSLLVDYWTIVDGQGRLTYVILENQQMNVTLSDKLWNFKDPRGRARRRN; encoded by the coding sequence ATGAAGACAGCATCCTATTTTCTAGCTTTGGCTGGGCTCACTTGGTTGGTCATAGGTTTAGCGCCAGAGGTGCTTGCCCAAGACACTGCTCCCGCCATTCAAGAAGAAGTAGAATTAAAAGTTGCCCCTGAAACTCAAGCGCTGGGGTCCATAGAAAAGACTTTAAATGAGCTGCAATCCATGCAAGCTCAATTTCGAATGGTGCCTCCAGAAGGCAAGCCCCTTACAGGCACCCTTTCTATGAAAAAGCCAGGCTTTATCCGATTTGACTTTGGCGAGTCGGCTAATCAGCTCTATGTCTCTAATGGAAAAACGCTTTCAGTCATTGATTATGAAATTGGCAAGGTGGAGCGTGTACCTGTCAAGGACACACCTCTTTCTCTTTTACTCTCTGAAAAATTTAGCCTTAAAAACTATAGAAGCCGGGTGATCACTAATCCAGACTCTCGCGCTGATCTTGGGTTGATGGTGGAAGACCCAAAACGCCCAGAAATGGGAATCCTCACTGTTTATTTTCGCTTTAAACAGAAAGAAACTCCCCAAATAGATCACTCCTTACTGGTTGACTATTGGACCATCGTAGACGGTCAAGGGCGACTGACATATGTGATTTTGGAGAATCAACAAATGAATGTGACTCTCTCAGATAAACTTTGGAATTTTAAGGACCCACGGGGCCGGGCACGACGCCGCAATTAA
- a CDS encoding substrate-binding periplasmic protein — translation MKQWILSLIAVSFLTSYAMAQEDSSLQKKPIVLHTFIQKNRLEPNLAGGYGRLLRYIQKNSSQNFEMRPYYLTRALRNFENDPSGCFFPSPPETIGVLIPSMKGQSVRYSLPIDYISGHLFSHSSVPKITSFEQVEGLKFGVLNDSIVEPLFGDKLNTIELVRVRNDRQNMNMLMRRRVNYVFGWAPDNLLMAEDLDFTEFSYDPSLKFFETTTHVVCKKTPENDAVLSTINAQIKQLQTSGIIRFILSKHANPVEYGSRSYVRYPFTGINIELEPVE, via the coding sequence ATGAAACAATGGATCTTGAGCCTCATTGCCGTGTCATTCTTGACATCATATGCTATGGCCCAAGAAGATAGCTCCTTACAAAAAAAGCCTATCGTTCTTCACACCTTCATTCAAAAAAACCGGCTAGAGCCAAATTTAGCAGGCGGCTATGGTCGACTGTTGCGGTATATTCAAAAAAATAGTTCCCAAAATTTTGAGATGAGGCCTTATTACTTAACGCGGGCTCTGCGAAATTTTGAAAATGACCCCAGCGGGTGTTTCTTTCCCAGCCCCCCAGAAACCATTGGTGTCCTTATTCCATCGATGAAGGGGCAATCAGTTCGGTATTCGTTGCCTATCGACTATATATCGGGACATTTATTCAGTCATAGTTCAGTTCCTAAGATCACGTCTTTTGAACAGGTTGAGGGTCTCAAATTTGGCGTGTTGAATGATAGTATTGTTGAACCGTTATTTGGGGACAAGTTAAACACAATTGAACTGGTCAGGGTGAGAAATGACCGTCAAAATATGAATATGTTAATGCGTCGCCGTGTCAATTATGTTTTTGGGTGGGCTCCTGATAATTTATTGATGGCGGAAGACCTTGATTTTACTGAGTTTTCATATGATCCTAGCCTCAAGTTTTTCGAAACCACCACACATGTTGTTTGCAAAAAAACTCCTGAAAATGACGCCGTCTTGTCTACGATAAACGCTCAGATCAAACAGCTGCAAACATCCGGGATAATTCGTTTCATTCTCTCTAAGCATGCCAATCCGGTTGAGTATGGAAGTCGCTCTTATGTTCGCTATCCTTTCACGGGGATTAATATTGAACTAGAGCCAGTTGAGTAA